The following proteins come from a genomic window of Nitrospira sp.:
- a CDS encoding Cytochrome c family protein: protein MLTLVIGAMALVGTAIPLTDHPTFCAGCHTIAPAYESWAKSSHKEVACVACHVRPGVQGWLSDKVLAGVRDTALYMFGTPTDSHNLKAEVDSGVCLSCHRHILRVSETAPRDLPSPVKEVGLVMNHRQHMEAFRARGQNEGCTTCHSGVVHDVPIKGYPIVIPRGHVSADSQPWYPPHPEGSYLRARALSDCFRCHDGKTQYGGKTLDRKCETCHIPEKISGALLFN, encoded by the coding sequence TTGCTGACCCTCGTGATCGGAGCGATGGCTCTGGTTGGAACTGCGATACCGCTTACCGATCATCCGACATTCTGCGCAGGGTGCCACACGATCGCTCCCGCTTATGAAAGCTGGGCCAAGTCTTCCCATAAGGAAGTCGCCTGTGTTGCGTGTCATGTGAGGCCTGGCGTTCAAGGTTGGTTATCCGACAAGGTCCTGGCGGGAGTCAGAGATACGGCTCTCTACATGTTTGGAACGCCGACCGATTCGCACAATCTCAAAGCCGAGGTGGACTCCGGAGTCTGCCTCAGTTGCCATCGCCATATCCTTCGTGTGTCTGAAACGGCGCCCCGGGACCTTCCATCACCGGTGAAAGAGGTGGGGTTGGTCATGAACCATCGTCAACATATGGAAGCATTCAGGGCTCGTGGACAGAATGAAGGTTGTACGACCTGTCATTCCGGCGTCGTGCATGATGTCCCCATTAAGGGTTATCCTATTGTCATTCCACGCGGACATGTCTCGGCCGACAGCCAACCTTGGTATCCGCCGCATCCGGAAGGCTCCTACCTTCGCGCGAGGGCACTCAGTGACTGTTTCCGCTGCCACGATGGGAAGACACAGTATGGCGGGAAAACGTTAGACCGGAAATGCGAGACTTGCCATATTCCCGAGAAGATCAGCGGCGCCTTGTTATTCAATTAA
- a CDS encoding Efflux ABC transporter, ATP-binding protein, with protein MSTSVLKVSDLTKRFGDFTAVNGVSFEIRPGEILGLVGPNGAGKTTTIQMLLGLVTPTAGSIHMFGLDLSTHREEILQQVNFSSTYISMPQSLTVEENLWVVARLYGVSDIARRVQDIVKKLEMEEFRGKTTRKLSSGQMTRLTLAKAFLTDPRILFLDEPTASLDPDIAQKIRSLLKEERRSSGLSILYTSHNMREMEEMSDRIIVLQRGRIVAEGTAQEIIDRFGKADLEEVFLKFAREQRQSSS; from the coding sequence ATGTCCACCTCAGTCCTGAAAGTGTCGGATCTGACCAAGCGGTTCGGCGACTTTACGGCGGTCAATGGGGTGTCCTTTGAGATCAGGCCGGGAGAAATCTTGGGACTCGTGGGGCCGAACGGAGCCGGGAAGACGACCACCATTCAGATGCTCTTGGGACTCGTGACCCCTACAGCCGGCTCTATTCACATGTTTGGTCTGGATCTCTCCACTCATCGTGAGGAGATTCTGCAGCAAGTCAACTTTTCGTCCACCTACATCTCCATGCCTCAGTCGCTCACGGTAGAAGAAAATCTTTGGGTCGTTGCGCGTCTCTACGGGGTTTCGGATATCGCTCGGCGCGTACAGGACATCGTCAAAAAGCTGGAGATGGAGGAGTTCCGCGGCAAGACCACACGCAAGTTGTCGTCCGGCCAGATGACGAGACTCACCTTGGCCAAAGCGTTTCTGACCGACCCGCGTATTCTCTTTCTTGACGAGCCGACGGCGAGTCTGGACCCTGATATCGCCCAAAAGATCCGATCTTTGCTGAAAGAAGAGCGGCGCTCATCCGGCCTCAGCATCCTCTACACGTCACATAATATGCGTGAGATGGAAGAAATGTCGGATCGCATCATTGTTCTTCAGCGCGGACGTATCGTGGCAGAGGGAACGGCGCAGGAAATTATCGACCGATTCGGGAAAGCCGACCTGGAGGAGGTATTCTTGAAGTTTGCACGGGAACAGAGGCAATCATCATCGTGA